The Spinacia oleracea cultivar Varoflay chromosome 2, BTI_SOV_V1, whole genome shotgun sequence DNA segment TTGAAGATGGTATAATATGGCAAATCAAGTATATACGTCTCcttatgtttattttggtgcAAATAAAATCTCCTATGTAAAACCTTAATTAATGTTACATGTTTATTGTAAATGATAATTTTAGGCAACACATGTATGAGTTACATACACAGATAATCAAAACCAAATAGAATAATCTTCGTCACTTTAATTGCATGAACAAAGTTTAATTATTACTACTAAACTTGTGCTTAATAATTATTtcaacaaaagaaaacaaaaatacaagatacgaccaaaaaaacaaaataaagtaggaataaaaaaaaaacaccaagGTTGGACTAGTGAGATGCTAGTCAATTAAGAGGTAAAACTAATTAAACCTTTgtttattttgaaaaataaacacTTTCACGGATaatgatttttcaatttttcccgttatataaaaatcgaaaattgcCAAATTGATAATCAGGATGAGCAAACCCTTCAATTTTGGCCTCAGTAGATTTAAGATCAAAAAGTAGATGATCCGAAACTCGAAAAACACTTTTTCGGAAAATGTTTTTTTCCATTtcccttttgtttttgtttagaAGAACTTTTGTGAATGAAAATTTCCAAATTGATGATCATGATTAGAAAACCCTTCAATTTTGGCCTCAATAGATTTAAGATCAAAATGTTGATGATCCGAAACTCGAACATCATTGTTACCATTATCCATAATTGATGCAGAAGAAGTTTTTTTCTCTAGAAAAATAGCTTGATTAGCTATATTTTTCTTAAGATCCTCCATTGAAGCACTCAAAATTTCGAGTTCTTGCAAGCCAAGGGTATCGATAGGCGCCTCCCACCACCATTGGCTAGGGTTTCTCTTTAAGTTGTTAAACACTTCTCCCCTAACCTTTTCAGCCTCTAGGAGATCAAGTATTTTGGTTAGTTGCATGTTGAGTTCACGCATAGTAGAGCTTTGTTGACCACCAACACCACCTTCATCTTTGGTACGACTAAGGAATCGATTGACTATAGATTCGACATCAGGGTGTCCGAAAGAGAAGATTTTTTGGCCAGGGGAGAAGACAATTATAATGGCTTCTACACCACAAAGAGTGCATATTTCACTAGCTTTT contains these protein-coding regions:
- the LOC110792181 gene encoding agamous-like MADS-box protein AGL61, with the protein product MAKIKNPSHRQVTFSKRRLGLFKKASEICTLCGVEAIIIVFSPGQKIFSFGHPDVESIVNRFLSRTKDEGGVGGQQSSTMRELNMQLTKILDLLEAEKVRGEVFNNLKRNPSQWWWEAPIDTLGLQELEILSASMEDLKKNIANQAIFLEKKTSSASIMDNGNNDVRVSDHQHFDLKSIEAKIEGFSNHDHQFGNFHSQKFF